The window CAAATTCACGGAAACAGGAAAGGGCATTATCATCTCTCAAGTTAGACAGCAGTGTCTGGGTTGCTGCCATGCCTTCCTCAGAAGTGAAGAGAATATAGTGGGAACCGTGGTGGTAGCGTTCGTGGCTGCTTTTCTGGTGAGGACGATATGGTAGAGGAAGAGTCCATTCCTCCATTAACTCGTAAATACGGTTTTTAGGAAGGTTCGTATTCAGAAGTAGAAGCCGTGCGATATCCAGTACAAATTTAGTCTCATAAATCGGCGAAAGCTGTGAGTGTAGACCTAACATATCTACCAGTAGTGTCGTCCCCGAGCTCCCAGAACCACCAATAAATACAGGCGGAGACAAAATACTATCACATCCGAATGTCATATCTAAAACGCTAAGGTGGAGTTTGCATTACAGTAAAATCATATAAGATTATTTGGGCTGTCGTGTCAAGGAAGTCCATTGACAGAAATTCGACAACTCGCTCGATATGCGACTAGGTCAAAAACTTGGGTTTGGGTGTGTCTTGAGGTTGGGATTTTGGTTATGACTGTTTTAAACAACTCGGACATCAGAGTAGTGGTGATTGGCGCGGGATATATGGCGAATAAAGTTCATTATCCGGCTCTGTCTTCCTTTAACGATGTCAAAATTGAAGCGATTTGCGATCGCAATGTCGATAAGCTCCATGATACTGCTGCAAAATACCAAATTCAAAAGACTTATTCTGATTACAGACAAATGATTGAAGAAGTTGCTCCAGATGCAGTTTTTGCAATTGGTCAACCTCATACGATGTATGATGTTTGGATGTGGTGTCTCGAACATAGTTTAAATCTTTTTATCGAAAAACCATTAGGTTTGAATCTTCATCAGGCGCGAGCATTGGCTTATGTTGCAGAATCTAATAACTGTGTGACTCAGGTGTGTTTTCAAAGGCGAGCAAGTCCCATTTTGCAAAAACTGGTTGGGGAATGTAAAGCGCAAGGTTCGGTTACTTATGGTTCAGTTGAATTTATCAAGAATTCACCCGTCCCTTTTTTGGGGGCACGAGATCGAATGTTTGACGATGGAATTCATGCGATCGATACGCTGCGTTATATCTGTGAAGGAGAAGTTATTGACATTCATAGTGTAACTAAACGGATAGGTGTCCCGAACATTAATCTGATTGCTGCATTGCTTGAATTTGACTCTGGAGCATACGGACAAATTCACTGTAATTGGACTTCAGGTTACAGAAGATTTCGTGCGGAAATTCACGGATCTTCGATTTGCGCTGAAGTAGATTTAGAAGGGAGAGGCTATCTCCATCGGAATGGAAATGTTAAGGGAACAGAGTTTGATGCTCGACAGTTGGCTAGAAGCAATGAAACCTTTATTTTTTGCGGTTTTCAGCCTAAAATCAGAGAATTTTTAGACTGTCTGCGCTCTGTAAAACAACCAAGTTCAAATTTCTCAGATGTTCTCAAGACACATATCATTGCTGAAAAAATACTGGCTAAGGATTTACTGGATCGATAAGCTCTTTATGTTGGCACAAGAGCTAAAAAGATCGGAGTCAAATAATGTCAATTCGGGTAAGACGAAATGCGTTGAATATTGGGGAGTGCTCGGTAAATTGTGTTTGACGCCCCTGAACTCCTTGAAATCTCATGAAGATTTTGGGGATTTACACAAAATTCTGACCACTCCCTATATTGTCGCTATTTTACTTAGAGATAGGCTTTTCTCTGATGTTAAATTAGCTTTGTTTTCCCTGGATTGAAGCAAATTATTTTTCTATATGAATCAAACTCCACCAACCAAAATTGAGGATAGTATCCAATCTATCAATTTGAGCAAATCAAGTGCTTTTGTTCTATTTTTGCAATCTGTAGGGAGCATTCTTGTTTATCTTGCTCAAATCCTTCTAGTACGATGGATGGGAAAGGTC of the Oscillatoria salina IIICB1 genome contains:
- a CDS encoding Gfo/Idh/MocA family protein, with amino-acid sequence MTVLNNSDIRVVVIGAGYMANKVHYPALSSFNDVKIEAICDRNVDKLHDTAAKYQIQKTYSDYRQMIEEVAPDAVFAIGQPHTMYDVWMWCLEHSLNLFIEKPLGLNLHQARALAYVAESNNCVTQVCFQRRASPILQKLVGECKAQGSVTYGSVEFIKNSPVPFLGARDRMFDDGIHAIDTLRYICEGEVIDIHSVTKRIGVPNINLIAALLEFDSGAYGQIHCNWTSGYRRFRAEIHGSSICAEVDLEGRGYLHRNGNVKGTEFDARQLARSNETFIFCGFQPKIREFLDCLRSVKQPSSNFSDVLKTHIIAEKILAKDLLDR